In a single window of the Candidatus Methylomirabilota bacterium genome:
- a CDS encoding TVP38/TMEM64 family protein, translating into MGGGGIALSEVVHRSKRPWERLLLLAGIVLAGAFLARAFGLQEILSLKNLAYLKVWIDSFGSLAPLVFITGYILAVIFFVPGLPITVLGGVAFGPIWGTVYVSIASTIGVALTFLIARYGARGMVERWVSENRRLAKIDQAVARYGWQIVMITRLVPLFPFNLQNYAYGLTRIGFWSHLLTSWPCMLPGTAAYTFAGGALSEGGGDIQRTLLYLGIAGALLVLVTLIPRWLNKTSPATDDLLR; encoded by the coding sequence ATCGGTGGAGGAGGCATCGCTTTGAGTGAAGTCGTTCACAGGTCAAAAAGACCGTGGGAACGGTTGCTCCTGCTGGCGGGGATCGTCCTGGCAGGGGCGTTCCTGGCCAGGGCCTTCGGCCTCCAGGAGATCCTCAGCCTGAAAAATCTTGCCTATCTAAAGGTGTGGATCGACAGTTTTGGATCGTTAGCTCCCCTCGTCTTCATCACGGGCTACATCCTGGCGGTCATCTTCTTCGTGCCTGGCCTCCCGATCACGGTCCTGGGTGGCGTCGCCTTCGGTCCCATCTGGGGAACCGTCTATGTCTCCATCGCCTCCACTATCGGCGTGGCGCTCACCTTCCTCATCGCCCGCTATGGCGCGAGGGGGATGGTGGAGCGGTGGGTATCGGAGAACCGCCGGCTCGCGAAGATCGACCAGGCGGTGGCCCGGTACGGCTGGCAGATTGTCATGATTACCCGTCTCGTCCCCCTGTTTCCCTTCAACCTTCAAAACTACGCCTACGGTCTAACCCGGATCGGCTTCTGGAGCCATCTCCTGACCTCCTGGCCTTGCATGCTGCCAGGGACAGCGGCCTACACCTTCGCCGGTGGCGCCCTCTCAGAAGGGGGCGGGGACATACAGCGGACTTTGCTTTACCTGGGGATTGCGGGGGCCTTGCTGGTCTTGGTTACGCTTATTCCCCGATGGCTGAACAAAACCAGCCCAGCCACGGATGACCTGCTGCGGTGA
- a CDS encoding glycosyl transferase — MLSVIIPVLNEAENLERLLPHLRVVCPGVEVIVVDGGSEDETSAVVRRFPHVRLFSSERGRARQMNAGTKVAKGQSLLFLHADTLLPAGAEAAILEAVSNPDIVSGRFDIRFDNPRPVFTVIAFFINLRSRLTKICTGDQALFVRRQTFEELEGYPDIPLMEDVELTKRLKKMGRMACLRSKVTTSARKWEREGIFRIILLMWTLRFLYFVGVGSDLLYRLYYGHAPSSDVKRPASSARRI; from the coding sequence ATGCTAAGCGTGATCATTCCGGTCCTCAACGAGGCAGAGAATCTTGAGCGCCTGCTTCCGCATCTCCGGGTGGTTTGCCCCGGGGTCGAAGTCATTGTCGTGGACGGGGGAAGTGAGGATGAGACCAGCGCGGTTGTGCGCCGGTTTCCCCATGTGAGGCTCTTCTCGAGCGAGCGGGGGAGGGCCAGGCAAATGAACGCAGGCACGAAGGTGGCGAAGGGGCAGAGCCTGCTCTTCCTCCATGCTGATACGCTCCTGCCTGCCGGGGCAGAAGCGGCGATCCTTGAAGCCGTGAGCAATCCCGATATTGTGTCTGGACGCTTCGACATCCGATTTGATAATCCTCGCCCGGTCTTCACGGTCATCGCCTTTTTTATCAACCTTCGCTCGCGCCTCACGAAGATCTGCACCGGTGATCAGGCCCTCTTTGTGAGACGGCAGACATTCGAAGAGTTGGAAGGGTATCCTGACATCCCTTTGATGGAAGATGTGGAGCTGACGAAACGGCTGAAAAAGATGGGGAGGATGGCATGTCTTCGCTCGAAGGTCACGACATCGGCGCGGAAGTGGGAGCGGGAGGGAATCTTCCGGATCATCCTGCTGATGTGGACTCTTCGTTTTCTCTATTTCGTCGGTGTGGGCTCTGATCTACTCTACCGGCTCTACTACGGCCACGCGCCTTCATCGGATGTTAAACGGCCCGCTTCAAGCGCAAGGAGGATCTGA
- a CDS encoding heavy metal-responsive transcriptional regulator, protein MQTLTIGQLAKQAHVHIETIRYYERRRLIPEPPRRESGYRQYPLEAVERIRFIRRAQELGFSLKEIVELLSLRIDPETTSADIKRRAQAKIADIDAKVRDLEQMKTALMKLAAACRGRGPTSECPILETLASDGRKQ, encoded by the coding sequence ATGCAGACATTGACCATAGGGCAGTTGGCGAAGCAAGCCCATGTGCATATCGAAACGATTCGCTACTACGAGCGGCGAAGGCTCATACCCGAGCCGCCTCGACGCGAATCCGGGTACCGTCAGTATCCCCTCGAGGCCGTCGAGCGGATCCGGTTCATCAGGCGCGCGCAGGAGTTGGGGTTCTCGTTGAAAGAAATCGTGGAACTCCTGTCTCTGCGTATCGATCCCGAGACGACGAGCGCAGACATTAAAAGGCGAGCGCAAGCCAAAATCGCCGATATCGACGCAAAGGTTCGCGACCTGGAACAGATGAAGACGGCGCTGATGAAGCTGGCTGCCGCCTGTCGAGGTCGCGGCCCCACCAGCGAGTGTCCGATCCTGGAGACCCTCGCATCGGATGGGAGAAAGCAGTAA
- a CDS encoding heavy metal translocating P-type ATPase, producing the protein MSMEMTVESTQRFWSDEPSKRPGHRRIRAHIGGLHCSLCTGTIERALGKQTGVDKVAVSLTHEQALIEYDPALARAEELLQTLKDIGYTISDPRKLRACEEEERALVRERERFLAALAMSIAAMGLAGYPIDSAWFVLCVFSIASMVGFSFVVLRSYGVRWALSGSALLAAFGAGTYALQLRGAFGGATPWLAGALALTVIFGVGGHIARMGFMALRRGILNQHVLVEAGAFAGLIGGVVGLTFDLPDYPTTAFFSVAVMVLAYHIFSEWLSLIVKTRSSQAVKKLLDLEPDVASIVKDGTEQEVPLEAVRIGDVVRIRPGGRVPVDGQVESGESDVDESLVTGEPLPVEKRPGDRTVSGSLNGRGTLLVRVAAVGEESFLRQVIRSVEGARALKPGLLHLVDRVLRVYTPMVLLTAAGATLVWALGPLVVGSAPDLRRAMFAGLSVLVMGYPCAVGISAPLSIVRGAGQAAERGVLMRTGEAFQALRRVQCVVFDKTGTLTEGRPALRAIVPLACSEEELLVLAGAAEVGSEHPLARAVVDAATKRGIALPEVQEFEAVAGQGVRARLNHSRVLVGSPDFLASHAVNLQPQDGRIKAIEAEGLTVIGVARGDELLGLLALGDGLRPDAVETVRRLHALGIGTSLITGDNEEAARYFARAAGIADVHARVLPAEKATMIRTLQQGARTAMVGDGINDAPALMQAEVGIAFGSGADIAIESADVIILNQRLGAVLDAYEVSRYSYRKMVQNVFLAFLFNGVGIPAAATGLIYPIWGMVAMAASVTSIFINSLWGRGAYFFEAIKGVGHHS; encoded by the coding sequence ATGAGCATGGAAATGACCGTTGAATCTACACAGCGCTTCTGGAGCGACGAGCCTTCGAAACGACCAGGCCACCGGCGAATCCGCGCCCATATTGGCGGGCTGCACTGTTCGTTGTGTACCGGCACCATCGAGCGGGCACTGGGCAAGCAGACCGGGGTGGACAAGGTCGCGGTGAGCCTGACCCATGAACAAGCGCTTATCGAGTACGACCCCGCGCTTGCCAGAGCCGAGGAGCTGTTGCAGACGCTCAAGGATATCGGCTACACCATCTCCGATCCGCGCAAGCTGCGTGCGTGTGAGGAAGAAGAGCGCGCGCTGGTGCGCGAGCGCGAGCGTTTCCTCGCCGCGTTGGCCATGAGCATCGCCGCGATGGGGTTGGCCGGGTACCCGATCGATAGCGCGTGGTTCGTGCTCTGTGTGTTTTCGATCGCGAGCATGGTGGGGTTCTCCTTCGTGGTCCTGCGCAGCTATGGCGTGCGGTGGGCGCTGTCGGGCTCGGCCCTGCTCGCTGCATTCGGGGCAGGCACCTACGCTCTCCAGTTGCGCGGCGCGTTCGGCGGCGCCACGCCGTGGCTCGCCGGCGCGCTCGCCCTGACCGTCATCTTCGGCGTGGGTGGGCACATTGCGCGCATGGGCTTCATGGCGCTGCGGCGCGGCATCCTGAACCAGCACGTGCTCGTTGAGGCCGGGGCCTTCGCAGGACTGATCGGCGGCGTGGTCGGCTTGACTTTCGACCTGCCGGATTATCCGACGACCGCGTTTTTCTCGGTGGCCGTGATGGTCCTTGCCTATCACATCTTCTCAGAATGGCTGTCGCTGATCGTGAAAACCCGCAGTTCGCAGGCGGTCAAGAAGCTGCTGGACCTGGAGCCTGACGTGGCCTCTATCGTCAAGGATGGTACGGAGCAAGAAGTGCCGCTCGAAGCGGTGCGCATCGGGGACGTGGTCCGCATTCGACCGGGCGGGCGGGTCCCGGTGGACGGTCAGGTCGAGTCGGGTGAATCGGATGTGGACGAATCCCTCGTCACCGGCGAGCCGCTCCCCGTGGAGAAGCGCCCGGGCGACCGGACGGTGAGCGGTTCCCTCAACGGTCGCGGCACGCTGCTGGTGCGGGTCGCGGCGGTGGGTGAGGAGAGTTTCCTCCGGCAGGTGATCCGCAGTGTCGAAGGCGCGCGGGCGCTGAAGCCAGGCCTGCTGCACCTGGTGGACCGTGTGCTGCGCGTCTACACCCCGATGGTGCTGCTCACCGCGGCCGGCGCGACCCTCGTGTGGGCGCTCGGCCCGCTGGTCGTCGGATCCGCCCCCGATCTGCGCCGAGCGATGTTTGCCGGCCTGAGTGTGCTGGTCATGGGCTATCCCTGCGCGGTGGGGATCTCGGCGCCGCTGTCGATCGTGCGGGGCGCAGGTCAGGCGGCCGAACGCGGCGTGCTGATGCGCACGGGTGAGGCGTTTCAAGCCCTGCGACGGGTGCAGTGCGTGGTCTTCGACAAGACCGGGACGCTGACCGAGGGTCGCCCCGCGTTACGGGCGATCGTTCCGCTGGCGTGCTCGGAAGAGGAACTGCTCGTGCTGGCTGGGGCTGCAGAGGTCGGGTCTGAACACCCGCTGGCTCGCGCCGTGGTAGATGCGGCGACCAAACGCGGCATCGCGCTTCCGGAGGTACAGGAATTCGAGGCTGTGGCGGGTCAGGGCGTCCGGGCGCGTCTTAACCATTCGCGGGTGCTGGTCGGCAGCCCGGATTTTCTCGCGAGCCACGCCGTCAATCTGCAGCCGCAGGACGGACGTATCAAGGCGATCGAAGCGGAAGGGCTGACCGTGATCGGCGTGGCGCGGGGAGACGAACTGCTGGGCCTGCTGGCGCTCGGCGACGGTCTGCGGCCCGACGCAGTGGAGACGGTGCGCCGCCTGCATGCGCTCGGCATCGGAACAAGCTTGATCACCGGCGACAACGAGGAGGCGGCGCGTTATTTCGCCCGCGCCGCCGGCATCGCGGACGTGCATGCGCGCGTGCTGCCGGCCGAGAAAGCGACGATGATCCGCACGCTTCAGCAGGGCGCCCGTACGGCCATGGTTGGCGATGGGATCAACGACGCGCCGGCGCTCATGCAGGCCGAGGTCGGCATCGCCTTCGGCAGCGGCGCCGACATCGCCATCGAATCCGCCGATGTGATCATCCTCAACCAGCGGCTGGGCGCCGTGCTCGACGCCTACGAGGTCAGCCGGTACAGCTACCGAAAGATGGTGCAAAACGTCTTCCTCGCATTCCTGTTCAACGGTGTCGGGATTCCGGCCGCCGCGACAGGATTGATCTACCCCATCTGGGGCATGGTGGCCATGGCGGCCAGCGTGACGTCGATCTTCATCAATTCCCTGTGGGGCCGAGGCGCCTACTTCTTCGAGGCCATCAAGGGGGTCGGGCATCACTCGTAG
- a CDS encoding pyridine nucleotide-disulfide oxidoreductase, translating to MDTFDLAVIGGGTAGLVTAAGAASLGVKVALIERDRLGGECLHTGCVPSKALIRSAKVLHLMRRAADFGLNTPEVSFDFVKVMDRMRQVQQQVGKHDSPERFKGLGVTLFSDQASFFSPTELKVGGERIAAKKVVIATGSRTAVPPIEGLEEVGFLDHVSALTLSHLPRSVVILGAGPIGIEFAQLFARFGVRVIVLEVVGQILPREEQEIAQALEAILRTEGIDIHTCTKAFRVEKDGTQKLVHGECSGVAVTFRAEEIFLATGRRPNVEGLNLEAAGVSYNSKGIIVDETLRTTARNIWACGDITGKLLFTHVAEYQARLVVRNALFPFKSKANYSAVPWCTFTDPEVARVGLTEVEAGEQFGNVKVYRYSFGDLDRALCDGEAVGLIKLVCTPKGKIMGAHILGPQAGDLIQEVILAMRKGLPVGALAQTIHTYPTLAEGVRRAADQYYREKLFSGPLKGFLQLLMRLG from the coding sequence ATGGACACCTTTGATCTTGCCGTGATCGGGGGCGGTACGGCGGGGCTTGTGACTGCTGCCGGCGCTGCGTCCCTCGGCGTCAAGGTCGCGCTCATCGAGCGCGACCGGCTTGGGGGCGAATGCCTACACACGGGCTGCGTCCCCTCCAAGGCCCTGATCCGCTCCGCGAAAGTCCTGCACCTGATGCGCCGGGCAGCCGATTTTGGCCTGAATACGCCCGAGGTCTCCTTCGATTTTGTGAAGGTGATGGACCGGATGCGACAGGTGCAACAGCAGGTAGGAAAGCACGACTCCCCGGAGCGGTTTAAGGGGCTCGGTGTCACGCTCTTTTCCGACCAGGCGAGCTTCTTCTCCCCTACAGAGCTCAAGGTTGGAGGGGAGCGGATTGCCGCCAAGAAGGTCGTCATCGCCACCGGCTCAAGGACTGCTGTCCCTCCGATTGAGGGGTTGGAGGAGGTCGGCTTCCTAGACCACGTCAGCGCTTTGACGCTTTCGCATCTCCCTCGATCGGTCGTAATCCTGGGGGCAGGGCCCATTGGAATCGAGTTCGCCCAGCTCTTCGCGCGCTTTGGCGTCCGGGTAATAGTCTTGGAGGTGGTGGGGCAGATCCTGCCTCGGGAAGAGCAAGAGATCGCCCAGGCGCTGGAGGCGATCCTCCGGACTGAGGGGATCGACATCCACACCTGCACCAAGGCATTTCGAGTAGAGAAGGATGGAACTCAGAAGCTTGTCCACGGAGAGTGCAGCGGTGTAGCGGTGACCTTTAGGGCCGAGGAGATCTTCCTGGCGACCGGCAGGCGGCCGAATGTGGAGGGGTTGAACCTCGAGGCGGCAGGGGTGAGCTATAACAGTAAGGGGATCATTGTGGACGAAACGTTACGGACCACCGCTCGGAACATCTGGGCCTGTGGCGACATCACAGGGAAGCTCCTCTTTACCCACGTGGCAGAGTATCAGGCCCGTCTGGTCGTCCGCAATGCGCTGTTTCCGTTCAAGAGCAAGGCGAACTATTCAGCCGTCCCCTGGTGCACCTTCACCGATCCCGAGGTGGCCAGGGTCGGCTTAACCGAGGTCGAAGCCGGGGAGCAGTTCGGAAATGTGAAGGTCTATCGGTACAGCTTTGGAGACCTGGACCGAGCCCTCTGCGACGGGGAGGCGGTAGGCCTGATAAAGCTTGTCTGTACGCCGAAGGGGAAGATCATGGGAGCCCATATCCTGGGCCCTCAGGCCGGCGACCTCATCCAGGAGGTGATCCTCGCGATGCGGAAGGGGCTCCCGGTCGGCGCGCTCGCACAGACCATCCATACCTACCCCACCCTCGCCGAGGGCGTGCGCCGGGCGGCCGATCAGTACTACCGGGAAAAGCTGTTCAGTGGGCCGCTCAAGGGGTTCCTTCAGTTGCTCATGCGTCTTGGCTAG
- a CDS encoding radical SAM protein yields the protein MQHFAQRIKEAGDGFRKRQIDVLQVNMGRYCNQACIHCHVEAGPGRKEIMGRETVEAVLQFVESSAIPTVDITGGAPELNPNFEYLVKSCVRLKRHVIDRCNLTVLFEPGKYYLPEFFRENRVELIASLPCYLEANVDRQRGDGTFELSIRALQMLNRLGYSMPGTGLELHLVYNPLGAHLPPPQAGLEADYKRVLHEKYGIVFNRLYCLTNVPITRFEKFLTLRREYDRYMGLLESAFNPATLDRVMCRNLLSVGWEGSVYDCDFNQALNMPLQDGKGRPLKIWELAADAVEGRQILVGNHCYACTAGAGSSCGGAIIS from the coding sequence ATGCAACACTTTGCTCAGAGGATTAAGGAGGCCGGTGACGGCTTTCGCAAGCGTCAGATCGATGTGCTCCAGGTGAACATGGGGAGATACTGCAACCAGGCCTGCATCCACTGCCATGTGGAGGCGGGGCCGGGACGCAAGGAGATCATGGGGCGTGAAACCGTCGAGGCCGTTCTCCAGTTTGTAGAGAGCTCGGCGATCCCCACTGTAGACATCACGGGCGGCGCGCCTGAACTGAATCCAAACTTCGAGTACCTTGTGAAGTCCTGCGTGCGGCTCAAGCGCCATGTCATCGATCGGTGCAACCTCACCGTTCTCTTTGAGCCTGGGAAATACTACCTGCCGGAGTTCTTCAGGGAGAATCGGGTTGAGTTGATCGCTTCGCTGCCTTGCTATCTCGAAGCGAACGTGGATCGCCAGCGAGGAGACGGGACATTCGAGTTGAGCATCCGAGCCCTCCAGATGTTGAACCGTCTGGGCTACAGCATGCCGGGAACAGGGCTGGAGTTGCACCTGGTCTACAATCCGCTGGGCGCGCACTTGCCGCCGCCGCAGGCCGGGCTGGAAGCCGACTACAAGCGCGTCCTTCACGAGAAATATGGCATTGTGTTTAACCGCCTCTACTGCCTCACGAACGTGCCGATCACACGCTTCGAGAAGTTCCTGACGCTGCGCCGGGAGTACGACCGCTACATGGGTCTCCTGGAGTCGGCCTTCAACCCGGCAACCTTGGACCGTGTGATGTGCAGGAACCTGTTGAGCGTGGGCTGGGAAGGGTCGGTGTACGATTGTGATTTCAATCAGGCACTTAACATGCCGCTGCAAGATGGAAAAGGACGGCCGCTGAAGATCTGGGAACTGGCTGCAGATGCAGTCGAGGGCCGCCAGATCCTGGTCGGGAACCACTGCTATGCCTGTACCGCTGGGGCAGGGAGCAGTTGCGGTGGGGCCATAATCTCATAA
- a CDS encoding copper-binding protein, with the protein MVKKALEGLKGVTSAEVSFKDKLARVTYEQGVVTIEQMIEAVRKAGFQASLQ; encoded by the coding sequence GTGGTCAAGAAGGCCCTGGAAGGGCTGAAGGGCGTCACAAGCGCAGAGGTAAGTTTTAAGGACAAGCTCGCGCGCGTCACGTATGAGCAAGGCGTCGTGACCATCGAGCAAATGATCGAAGCGGTACGCAAGGCCGGGTTCCAGGCTAGCTTACAGTAA
- a CDS encoding inorganic phosphate transporter — MPWTVLLFAASMFVAYANGANDNFKGVATLFGSGTTTYRKALWLATGATLTGSVAAAFVATTLIQTFGGRGLIPAALAGSKPFLVAVILGAAFTVALATKIGAPISTTHSLTGAMIGTGLVAVGFDLGFSTLWTNFLKPLMVSPLLAVGLALLAYPLFRLAANWTGITKEACLCVGEEFVPVAVATTAEGRHLPIGTTPLRVVLDEAEGCRRRYTGTMMGVSAQTVLDGVHYLSAGAVSFARGLNDTPKIVALGVAAGSVDLTWGASLVALFMALGGLLHARSVAETVSTRITAMDADQGVIANLVTSFLVIFASRWGLPVSTTHVSCGALFGIGASNGKAQWGVVRNIVLAWVITLPVAALVAAGIYVLLQRVA; from the coding sequence ATGCCTTGGACGGTACTGCTATTCGCGGCGTCGATGTTCGTTGCCTATGCCAACGGGGCCAATGACAATTTTAAGGGGGTGGCCACCCTCTTTGGGAGCGGCACGACGACCTACAGAAAGGCCCTCTGGTTGGCGACGGGGGCAACGCTTACCGGTTCAGTGGCCGCCGCGTTTGTTGCCACAACGCTGATCCAGACGTTTGGGGGACGTGGTCTGATCCCCGCCGCCCTCGCAGGGTCGAAGCCGTTTCTCGTGGCCGTCATCCTGGGTGCGGCCTTCACCGTGGCCCTGGCAACCAAGATTGGGGCGCCCATCTCGACCACCCACAGTCTGACCGGCGCCATGATCGGGACCGGCCTTGTGGCAGTGGGATTCGATTTGGGTTTCTCGACGCTGTGGACCAACTTTTTGAAACCGCTCATGGTGAGCCCATTACTGGCCGTGGGATTGGCGTTGCTCGCGTACCCCCTGTTCAGGCTTGCGGCCAATTGGACAGGCATCACAAAAGAGGCCTGTCTCTGTGTAGGGGAGGAATTTGTGCCCGTTGCCGTCGCCACGACCGCTGAAGGGCGTCACCTGCCCATTGGGACAACGCCCCTTCGTGTCGTCCTGGATGAAGCGGAGGGGTGCCGGCGGCGCTATACCGGTACGATGATGGGCGTAAGTGCCCAGACCGTCCTCGACGGCGTCCATTACCTGAGCGCAGGGGCGGTGAGCTTTGCCAGAGGGCTCAACGATACCCCGAAGATCGTCGCGCTGGGTGTTGCAGCGGGAAGTGTTGACCTCACGTGGGGGGCGTCTCTGGTCGCGTTGTTCATGGCTTTGGGCGGGCTGCTGCATGCGCGGAGCGTGGCCGAGACCGTGAGCACACGGATCACCGCGATGGACGCCGACCAGGGGGTCATCGCGAATCTCGTGACGAGCTTTCTGGTCATCTTCGCCTCCAGGTGGGGTCTGCCGGTCTCGACCACCCACGTCTCGTGCGGGGCGCTGTTCGGGATTGGCGCCAGCAACGGCAAGGCTCAATGGGGTGTGGTCCGGAATATCGTGCTGGCCTGGGTTATCACGCTTCCGGTCGCGGCGTTAGTGGCGGCAGGCATCTACGTCCTGTTGCAACGGGTCGCCTGA